CCGAATTCTCTCATGAAGCAAGCAATTGAGAAGCAGTGTCACGGCTGTGTTGAAAAGGGGGTCAGAGAGCATCATTTCAAGACTGCGGGGCAACCagattgggagaggaggaggcaacGCCTAAAAAAAGATGAAGCCCTTTTAAGCCCCCTTGCTAGGCCGCGGGAGATGGGGCGCGGCTAATGCGAGCACCGACCCCGTTATCTGAatatcttcttcatcttcaggCTCAAGCTCACCACAAGAACAGGAGGAACCCGGTCGTGGCCAGTCCATCGTGTTTGCCCGTCACACAGAGTCTTCCAAGAGAAAGCTTGTGTCCCGTAGAGAAGTCTTGAGTTATGGGTGTGGGGAGAAGACCGTACAACAACCAGTTCAACGTCCAGTCACTTGCTCTGTCGCGTTGCTCCGAGTCTTGTCCAGCCTCGTATTCAAcgctccagcagcagccgagATGCCTTTTTTAGCCCGACATCACGGCACTGCTGGTggctgcccctccaccaaagtCCACTGCCGCATCCGCAGAGCCGGACTGATCAGATCAGGCGCGCCACCCCGCTGGTGCTGGTTATGCAGCGCCAGATCCACCGGCTTGTTTCGCGAATCTTGGGATTCACTGGATTCCACAAACGGGCAACAGGACCGAAGGGAAGACAGACGAAAAGAGGGCGAATGGTCATGATGGAATGCCCGTTAATTGCAAGTATCAAGCCATTCCAGCCCGGATCGGCCAAATCGAACCAGGAACACCATGAATTTTTCGCGGCACATCATGCACCATCGATGCTCCACCCTGGCTCGGAAACACCTTGGCGTTTATGGACAGATAGCTCTAGAATCCGCCGTAGTCCGCTGCCAGCTGATGGTGATCTTTTCTGGGACAGACACCCCCCCCAGACCACCCCCCCGGCGCTGTTCAAACTGAAGCTTTGCAACTGCGACGCTCGTTGTGGGTGTTTCCTCGCCTGTTCCCTTCTCTTGCCATATTCACAATCCGCCTCACTCGTTCTGGCGGTTTCTGTTTGCTTTTCCTGTCCATCGTTGATATCTCTCGAGCCTCTGTACTGAGGCCTAATTTTCAGGCCCATCGCCGTGTTCGCTCGCTCCGGTTGAAAAAAGGGGCCCGAAGGCTGAGCGCCTCCATCGCGTTGCCGCCGCGACGGGACGAACTTGCTTGCAGGTTGTGACGCCTTtacccaccacaacatccaACGCCTTCGTACGCACACTCGCTCGAACCCCTCcgcctctgctgctggagatTCTACACTCTCGCTGTCGTCGACACATCTGGTGACGCAACACAAACACCCCTTCACTACTCCTATCCTCTCCTGGGTTGGCCAGCCAgagaacaacaccacccggCTAGCAGTGTCCCTCAAGGGGCGCCGCACTCTTCCACATCGACAAGATGGCCAACCGCATGTCGATGTACTCGATGGCTTCAGAACCGGGATTGGGGCCTCGAGGTGCCGGACAGCAGCCATCCCAggtttccaccaccaccctgctcAATGCCGTCCACAACATTTACCTCTCGGGACAATCGTACCGGCTCGACGCCGGGACTAGCCTCGTCGTCAACACATGGCTAACCGCCTCATTAGCAGGCCCGGATGGGCGCGCCGGAGGGACTGTTGATGCTGCCCTGGCAGCCAGAGCGTGGGAACATGCTCGCCGTCGCGCTGAAGATGGTTGCATTATTCTGGGGTGAGTTGCTATCATCTCGTTAGATGACCAGCAGCTGTTCATGGTTTGCTAACCTCGACCAGGTCTCTTCACACCTCTACACCCTCGCTACTACGACCGTTCCTATCCTCTCTCCCCGTCTCgatccctccccttcttctcaccGCTCTCAGTGCCCTCGAGCCATTTTTGCGCTGCGTGACACCACACAACCCATCGACCCCGAGACAAACGGCTCTTGGTGTAACCCTGACGCTGAACCTGACGGGTAACCTCACTGCGGCATCCATCGCCCTTGCCCAGGGAGGCATTGACACAGAGAAGGGTCTCCTTCGCATTCCTCAGGAGGCCGGCCACCGTGCATTTGACGTGTTTTACTACCTTCTCACCTCTGCCTCCACGCCAGCCGAGAGGGAATTCCTTGGTCTCAAGGCGGCTTCTCACTACAGCCTCCTTGCTCGCTCCGGCACATATGACCCCCCATCATACCTCCCCACTGCCGATGACGGCGCTGCCGCTGACGACTTCCGGTCTGCGCTCAAGGAAATCGGCATCAAGGGATCCTCGCACCGCAAGTTCATCTCGACTCTCGCTGGTCTGTTGAAGTTGGGCAACACAATCGACTACAACGTGGATGAAGATGTTTTGGACGACATCTGCGAGGATGTCGGCGGTCTTCTCGGTCTGGAGCCTGAAATCCTGGCCAAGCAGTGCACCACCGACGACCGCTCCATCTTCATCGGTGGACTCTACGAGGCATTGGTCGACTgggtcatcaagaaggccaacGAGACAATTGCCGCGCAAATGGGTGCCGAAGCTGGAAGCAGGACGCCCTCTGCCAACGACGACAGTGGCGATACTGTTTGCTTGACGGTGCTCGAGGTTCCTGACCCAAATCTCGGCAAGGCCGTTGCCATGCGTGGCATCTTTGATGATACCACCGGCATCAACGCCGAAATGAAGCAGGACGGCATCGAGGTCGCACCGGCTGGAAGCTCAGTTCTCCGCGAGATGCAGAACGCCGTGGCTGAATGCGGGCCCGAGCTTGGAATCATGGTTGGCACGCAAGGGAGGGAAAGGCAACATGCGCtcgagaagagggaggaggtgctcgAGAAGATCGGCCACTCGGCTGAGGACGATGGCTTCATCAAGCAGCTTCTCTTCCCTGTGCCCGCCGAGGGCATCAACCTCGGCCGTATTGGTCGTTTGGATATCTCTGCCATTCTCGGCGCGAGCAGAGCGTGGTATCACCTTTCTATTCACCCCACAGATGAATCCCCAGCCAGCTTGGCTGCTCTCCCGTCTGTAAACTCTGCTTGGTCTGCCGGCACGGTATCTCGCCAGCTCCGGGCGTGGAGGTTACCAGAGTGGGCAAACCGCCGCAACAAGCACCTCGACTTCACGGCCGATTTCGACCTTGACGAGTTTGTGCAGCGGTTCCGCCCTCTTGGATGCACCGAGGGTCGTGATGGCATTGAAAGTTGGATTCTGGAGCGCGGATGGAGCAacggtgaggtggtggttggttctGAGCGCGTCTGGATGAGGGAAAATGCCTGGTGGGAGGCGGAAACGATGCTGGATATCAAGCCCATGGAGGAGAGATTGGGAAGCATGCCTAACATGATGCCGCCAACACTCGGGTCTGGGTATTCTGCCACCGGTAGCGGGTTTTtcccaccacagcagccGTTTGCCAACTCATCCTTCAATGGCAGCCACGATCAGCTTGTGGGTGTTCACCAGAGGAACATGAGCCAGCCCAGTGTTGGTGGCGTTCAAGCCATGAGAGCCCCATCCATTGCCCCCACCGCCATGACGGGCATGCAAAATGCCACCCCTGGTGACTATGGTCTGGGTACCAAGGGCGATACCTACAAGGGTCAGGTCTTTTACAATGGCGTGGACCAGTTCGCTGGTGATCTCGACCCTGATCTCGCCACTGGAAAGCACATCGAGGAACGACCGATCGAGACATCCAGAAAGATCTGGGTGTTTGTCGTTTGGGCCTTGACGTGGTGGATCCCATCACCTCTCCTCAAATGGGTTGGTCGTATGAAGCGACCTGACGTGCGGATGGCCTGGCGTGAAAAGCTTGTTCTctgcttcatcatcttcttcatcaacgccatcatCGTTTTCTGGatcatcttcttcggcaAGTTACTCTGCCCCAACTTCGACAAGGCCTGGACGCGGAACGAGGTTCTTAATCACAACGGAGAAGATGACTTTTGGGTCAGTCACCGTGGCAAGGTATACGACATTACAAAGTTCTGGAAGCTCAACCACGGCACCTCGAGACAACCCACGAACAGGGAGTTCATGCAGCCTATGGGAGGCGCCGACATGGATCCCTACATCGAGATTCCGCTGCTGCTTGCCTGCCCCAGACTCGGCATCGAGGATGACAGAGTTGCTCTTCGGACCAACGACTCCCTGATTGAGAACGCCAACGCCATCCACAAGTCTGGCTTTGGTGGCACTGGTAGAATGGCGGATGCTGACTGGTATACCAAGAGGTTCTTGCCTCGCATGAAGGAATTCTACCATGGAGAACTGGTCTGGGATtccaacaagatcaaggcgGCAGGCCGCGAGGAGAACAAATACTGGTTCATTTATGAGGGCAAGGTGTATGACCTGAGCGATTATTTTGACACCCAGCAGTACAACGAGAACATCCCCAGATACaccttcctcaacacccagcTCACCAACCTGGTCAAGAACAACCCTGGCGAGGACCTCACTGAGCAAATCACCAACATTTgggccaaggccaacacgACAGAGGGCAACAACATCGGCAACACGTTGAACTGCCTGAACAACCGGTTTTACGTTGGTACCCCTGATTTCCGCTACAGCGCCAGGTGCCAGGTCAACAACTGGATTCTGCTCGGCTTCTCTTGCATGATCTGCGCTGTCATTTTGATCAAGTTCGTGTCTGCCTTGCAGTTCGGCTCCAAGAGACGCCCGTCCCCGCAGGACAAGTTCGTGATCTGCCAGGTGCCCGCCTACACTGAAGGCGAAGATTCTCTCAGGAAAGCTCTCGACTCTCTCACGGCTCTTCAGTACGACAACAAGAGGAAGCTGATCTGCGTCATTTGCGACGGTGTCATTGTCGGTGAAGGCAACGACCGGCCCACCCCCAAGATCGTCTTGGATATTCTCGGTGTCGACCCCAAGACAGATCCTCCCGCCCTGCCTTTCAAGTCCGTCGGTGCGGGCAGCGAACAGCTCAACTATGGCAAGGTCTACTCTGGTCTCTACGAGTACGAAGGCAACGTGGTCCCCTATCTTGTGGTTGTCAAGGTTGGCAAGCCCTCTGAGCAGGACAAGACCAAGCCCGGTAATCGTGGCAAGCGTGACTCGCAGATTCTGCTGATGAGCTTCCTCAACCGTGTTCACCACCGCGCCCCTATGAGCCCGCTCGAGTTGGAGATGTTCCACCAGATCAACAATGTTATCGGTGTGGACCCTGAGTTGTACGAGTATCTCTTCATGGTTGATGCCGATACCTGCGTCCGGGAAGACTCTCTGAACCGTCTTGTTGCCGCTTGTGCCAATGACGCCAAGATTGCTGGTATCTGCGGTGAGACGAGCTTGCAGAATGAGGAGCGTTCGTGGTGGACTATGATTCAGGTTTATGAGTACTACATCTCTCATCATCTCGCCAAGGCTTTCGAGTCTCTCTTCGGCAGCGTTACCTGCCTGCCGGGCTGGTATGTTTTTCTTCATTGAGTGCTGTTCGTGGATTTTTGCTAACAATATCCCAGCTTCACCATGTACCGTCTTCGCACCGCTGACCGTGGCAAGCCCTTGATCATTTCCGACGAGGTCATCCGTGACTACAGCGACTGCCACGTCGACACCCTGCACAAGAAGAATCTGCTCTCTCTCGGTGAGGATCGTTACCTCACCACACTCATGACCAGATATTTCCCCTACATGTCCTACAAGTTCATCCCCGACGCCTACTGCCAAACCGCCGCCCCCGACAAGTGGTCCGTTCTCCTGTCTCAGCGTCGTCGTTGGATCAACTCGACCATCCACAACCTGGTCGAGCTGATGTTCCTCCCCGAGATGTGCGGCTTCTGTTTCTTCTCCATGCGcttcgtcgtcttcatcgATCTCACCGGtaccatcatcctccccgccaccTGCGTCTACCTCGGCTGGCTTTTGTACACGGTCATCTCCGGCACCGGCCAGTTCCCCTTgatctccatcatcatgttgGCAGCCGTGTACGGCCTCCAAGCCCTGATTTTCATCCTCAAGCGTCAATGGCAGCACGTAGGCTGGATGATCATTTACATCCTCGCCTTCCCAATCTACTCTTTCATCCTCCCAATCTACTCCTTCTGGAACCAAGACAACTTCACCTGGGGCAACACCCGCATCGTCATTGGGGAATCGGGCAAAAAGCAAGTCGTTgccgtcgacgacgagggcTTTGACCCTCgctccatccccctccaacggTGGGACGACTACGCGACCATGAACGGCCTCCCAGGCCGCCGCGGCTACAACGGGGAGAAGGTCATGGACGAGCACATGAACGTCTTCAACGAGCAATACGAAATGGACGACATGAAGTCAGTCTACTCCTCCATCCGCCAGCCCTCCGTCCTGACTGGTCTTCCCGGTCGCGGTGCGGGCGCTTACATGCCCCCTACCCCGAGCACGCCTTTCACTCCCGGCGGCCCAATGACCCGCACCAGCACCTTTGCCGGCGCAACCCCTTACTCTGACAACCCCCTCGCCCACCGGCAGTCAATGCTATCAATGGGCACCGCGGCAGAAATGCAACGCAGAcactccaactccccctATCAAGACTACCCCGGCGCTCGCCCCAGCGTGACCAACCTCCGCACTATGACAGGAACCCCGCCAATAGGCGGCGGTGGTAACCTCGCCGTCCCGGGGGGTCTGGCGGGCAATAGGATGTCCACCGGCACTATGCTCTCTGGCGGGCCAAGCAGACTGGGCATGCACTCGGACCTCGGGCACGCCTCCACCGGGTCCTTTGACTTCCAGCGTGGCTTGGGTCACGGCCCAGACGAACAGGCGATTGTGGAGGCTATCCGGAgtgtgatgagggaggtggactTGGACAATGTGACCAAGAAGCAGGTCAGGGCGTTGGTCGAGCAGAGGCTGCAGTGCGAGATTACAGGGGTGAAGAGGACGTTTATGGATAAGGAGATTGATAATGAGCTGGCTGCTATGTAATAAAAGGGGTGTgtggaggttggttggggatgagtaagagaagaaaaaaaaaatgtttTGGATGTCGCGATACAAGGTGTTATTttggaagggaggggggttatttttttttttcgcaaCATCGTCTTGGATATTTTACTAGTTGTTTTTTTGTCTGTTGTTTTTTGTCGATTATTGTCAATCTCTTTGCCGGGGGTATTATTAATAagaatcatcatcatatcaTATCATGTCATCAATCATTGCAAAGCACCTAGTATATTTACCAGTTATCACGCTtcgtcatcaacacccaTGTCTTTTGCTTCTGGGATTACTTCCACAAGACACCATCAGCGGCCCTTCATTACCAtgtccatcatcaacaaacagCGCCCAATTCACCTCATCGGAAATCTCACCTGTTTGGTCTCTGCCATAGGTAGTCATCAATGATCAAAATTCACAACTCGAAAatgaccatggccatggtTCCTGCCGGGACCGAATCAACCATCCCGGTATCAACTCCCCAATTTTTATGCAGCAAGAAAATCAAGAAAAAAGGATTACATCATCCAACAAAACCTCCTCTTCGGTCCCGACCCGACGACCATGAAATCGTGAAACAAAACGTGGCAGACACCGTGGCGACGGTTGCCCAGACAGGGTGGTGAAATGACAATGGCATCGGTTTCATTCATTTTCCACGTGGAGatcggggaggaagagacggACGGGCCGGCCGacaacgacgatgatgatgtgtggGACGATGGGTGTGAGGGCCCGATTGAGACGGAGCGGGTACCTGAGAGGTGTGTGACGGATCGGTGTGGCCGATGATGGTAGGTGACGAGATGCGATGGCAGAGGGGTTCTTTGTGGAAGGGGCTGGCAGGCTGTTCGGCAATGTTGTAGGTGAGAGAGATCAGAGCGATGAATGAAGAGGCATCGGTAGTGGTATATGAAGTCAGTACGTTGGAGGGAGCTATATTCAAGGAATGATTGCCTATGGGGGTAGGTCTGATATGATGTTCTACCTGTACTGGGAAGGAACCGGAAGCGAGTGACGTTGGGGAGCACCTTCCTTGTCTATTGACTGGTAGCAGATTGGGAAGGCACATGTGGAGTTTGAGGGAAGGAGCTCCCGACTATCACTCGATATCAATTTGTAATGGCATCTTCTAAGTTCATGCAATAGCTGATGCCAACTGCATCGCCTGCGGACGTAGACACGACGAGAATAGCCATCCGACAAGACCAAAGTGGCAGCCCATGCTCTGAGAGAAAAAGGGGATGGTTCGGGACACCAGGTACGATTACGCTGCGATTCTTCGAGCAAAGACAAAAGAAGAGGTTATCGTCTTCCGGGAAGACGGCAGAACCGAACTGGCATTGGAGGGTTTGCAGCTCACCCGATAGGCAGGAGTTTAACCTCCACTGCCCGTTCCATCAGACGATGTCAACGTCATGGCTCTCAAACTCGTCGAACTTTCGACGCAGGAGCGGGTCGAGATCAAAACTTGATAATGCTAAAGATTTCTATCGGCTGGCTTTGTTGGAGACCAAAGGGAGGGTGGATGTGGCGTAGACTCGCTCATTCATGGCTAGTGAGCCGCCATAAAGAGAGGAGCGGGATACTAGAAACCTGATATCAGGGGTTAAACGCACAGTGACAACTTCTTTGTCGACCACCGTCTTCCTCCGTCTCCACTACACATTTCATCAAGATTTAAGTTTTgtctcctcaccatcccacGTGGCCATGAATGATACTCGTTGGGTCCAAGGGGGTTCATCTGATCCAGCTGAACTAGTTCGGACCAGCAACACACGGCCTTGATCGATCTACGGGGTAAGGTATTCAACACTCAAAAAGAAGGATGCATTCCACTGAGCCTTCGCCAACCGAGAGGGGGCGCGCCAGACTTCCGTCTCTCACTCGGGCTATTGGTActtgggatgaggaggttgatcaCCACATCAACGGTCACCTCAAAGGTCATGCCAACAGCCAGGCTGCCAAGGCCAACGGCAAGACTGCTGCGAGGCCAAATGCACCCAAAAAGTCACATACCTACGACTGTTCCCGGCCACAACTTCCCGGGACTGCTGCCCCGGTGACGGCGCCCTCTTTCAGGGCGAGCAGCTATGTAGCAGCTGTCCAAAGCCTCGACCCCCGACCGCTCGAGCAGCTGCACAACGAGCGGTCCTACCTCGTCTACAACCTCCAAAAGCAGGGCCAGCGTGCCACCCGGCTCTTCCAAAAGTATGCCGCTCTCGAGGCCCTCATGTCGGGCAACCAGGCAcccgccgaggccaagaagtcAAAAAGGGAGATGTCCTCTCTCAAGAACAAGATCAGCGAAAGTACCCAGCAAGAgcagctcatcctcatccgcctcgGCGAGCTCCACATTGAGCTCCAAAACCGAGACCGCTGGATGCAAGTCCAccagcctctccctcctcagctgCTCCCCATCATGCAGCGATACCCCCCCATTCTCGCTGCGGCTACCGCCGGCGTGCATTACCATCCCCAAGGGCAATACTACGAAGAGACCCCCTTGACCGCCACCGCGGCCCCCTTCTCtcccgggggaggagaagagtaCTTTTACGAGAACGAGGAGATCtacgaagaagacgacccAGGCCACCCCGCCGCCCTGGACCCAATGTCCCCTTGCTTCACCCCCGCGGTGCAATTCTCAGAAGACATCTGGTCCCGCTCACTCCGGCCTACCTCTGACAATCATGGTCTTGAGGAAATCGGCCCCAAGACTGCGATTCCCGAACCGGACTCTTCCTCCACTGCGACCACAGAAGAGTCCGATATCCCAGGGCAGTCAATGCCCATCAAGCAAGAGGAGCTGGAGTCCTACCCCGGAACTGAGACCGATAATGACGCTCCTATTCCCTCTACTGCTATCCGGGTCACTACCACTACCACTACCACGACGAGACAGGAAGAAGATTCCAAGTCGTCTGGTGAGAAGGTGGTCAACGTGAATGACTCGACCTGGGCcacggaggaggacgacTCCGAGCCGGAGGATGTCAACgcgtggaagaagaagctgaagaggCTGAGCCATCATGCTGTTCCCTTGGCGCTGAGGGCGAGGGATAAGAGGATGAGCTTGCCGAGTTTGAAGGACTTGTGGCCGAGGAGCAGGAAGAATAGTTTGGCTTCCTAGGCAAGGttaatattctttttattttatttttacgTTTAACGGCAGAAGAAAGGTTTGGACTTTTATTAGAAAGCGATAACCTGACAAGAGTAGGGACAGAGAGGGGTATGTATAAATAAGCATCATCAAAACAAACAATATATAAAAGAGGtcgggggcggcggtgggggggCGTGTTGGGAATGTTTTGTTGGcgtttttgctttttcgtTATCTTATTATGAGCAGTTACGATCAGATCAGACTGGTACTGGAAAGCAGGGAAAACTTGTACTATAaattacctaccttacctaccccATATGTTTTGCAAATATTTACTCTAGTGTGTTGTCTCTCATAGCTGACCACCGCCAAACACTTGACTCGCTTTGCTGTTTCGCTCAGATGCCCATCTCATATCATTCCTCCATCAAGCAAACTCCCCATtaaccccatcatcaaaccccATCTGCTGCGCCGACAACCTCTTCTGCCGTCTCGCCTCACTGGCACtaggcggcggagggggaagactgaagccccctcccccgtttCCAGGTGGTGGCGGCAAAGCAAAACTATTCAGActcttcccccttcctccctcctcctcctccttcttctcccccccttgTCCCTGGTTTCGTCTCCCAAACTTCCCCCCGAGATTAATCGTAAtcgtctccccctccttcagACTCcaatccttcttctcttcagtcttttccttcttttccctttccggctgctgctgccccccaaaacctAGCGATTTCCCGCACTCCTGCAACGCCAAATTGAAATCAAAAGCGTCGCTCCGCTCCTCAAACCCGACACCTAACGTCGCCTTTTTTCCCGTCCCGGGGTCGGACACTCTTAATGCGAAGAACCGGGAGGAGTCGCTGCATGGGGTGACGATTGCGGGTGTGGTGTAGGGCGCTGCTGCGAATAACTGAGGTTGTCCATTATTAtccgaggagctggtggttgACTCGAGCAAGATATCGACTTTGAGCTCGGTAGTCTCAGGCGAGAGCGACGTCTCGAGGATGCGAAGGCGGGAGGTGAAgattgggttttgggggagggaggtccAGGAGCTGGCTAGGtaggttgatgaggaaggggaggagggggggagggtgtagATGTGGACTTTGGGGGTTATGTCTACAGGTATAAAGTTAGCTGGGGGGGgtgaaagggagggggaggggggggatcaAACGAACGGAGGACTCGGACGATGGCgtctggggggaggggttggccGGTGGCGgggtcgatggtggtggcggggtcCATATTTGGTGAGAGGGGGTGAGCAAACACTGTTGGAGAGAtagttgttgctgttgttgttgttgtcaagCGCTGAGGTCAAAATATGGGATAAGTTGGAATGATATATATATCCCAGACACAAGAGGACCCTGAAACAAGGCGCCTGTTTATGCAAGCGGGACCCTGGATCTGATGCTGGCTGGGGAAGCTTTCTCCCCATGCACATCACCCCGCTTGCTCCCGTTGCCTAGCTCGGTGCCCCGCTTTAATCGTCGGAGCGTCCCGGTAAGAGGTCAAAGTCCTAGGTGGAGAACAGGTGAGAAAGAGCGGCTATGCTTCAGTTACATGATGACGAGTCACATATGAATGCGCATTGTGTTATATGTGCCACGTTTTGTTGGACCTCGAGTCTGTAAGAAGGGCATTGTCCCTCGACGTACATGGCAGTAGCTGTGTAACGTACCTTGGACTCCTCAGGCTAACTGCGACCAAGGTGCTTCTATTTCAGAAACGAAGCCTGGACACGAAGCTCACTGCGCCCTTTCTAGACCTAGGATCACGAACTGCTGTAGCAGAACATCATAAGCCGGCCCATTGTTTGCTGGGCAGGCAGTCACAGATAGCAGCAGTTCGAGCTGTAAAGGGTGCTTGTGAAGCTGTCACTTATGGACGTCTATAGACGTCTAATCCGAATAGGTATCCAACCCTTGAAATATCCAAAACCGTTCCCTTAAATAATATACACTGGCAACCGACTCCCCAACAGTTCACTCTTTGGCATCTGCACATCGTTCTGATCAAAGttgtgcagcagcagccagcaaaTCATCCGAAATACCAGCGTGCACCACACCGTGTTCCGCCCCGGGTCTATCCTCGCTTCCGTGTCGTCTCGAGCAAGCCGGGGTGTGGGTGCTGGTTTGTCGCCCGCCGGTTGCCGCAACTCGGCTTCGATCTGGCGTGTTTTCTCGCCGTTGGAGTCGAAGCTGGCGCCTTCTTCCAGCCGAGCCCACAGGAATCGGGACGGGTCTGGTAAGCCAATGTCTGTGACTATTGGGCGGACGTCATCGAAGTAGGCTGCCATGAATTCCGCCTCGCGCTCGCCGCGTGGCGCATTGAGTAGGTTGACGAGCGAGCGGATAGGCTTTTCCCCATGCTCTGGGTTGAGGGCCGAATGCACGGTATGGATGTGTCGCTGAATCACATCTAGAACCAGCGGCTTGGGAACCGCCGCGAGGATGGCGTCGGCTGCGCTGATGGAGTCATTCAGGACATTGAGTTGCTTGGGGTCATAGCCTTCGTCCTTTGTAGGGGGCAGGCTTTCTCTCAGTATGGCCGCTTGCTCGGCTAATACTTCCAGGTCGGACGACGTCCGCTTCGAGTCGTCCCGTGCAGCGATTGTATCGAGATGATGGGAAAAGGCCGTGAGGAGTAACCTCAATGAGAAAGCCCTCGTCTCCCAGGCATATATGGTGGGGTTCGGAAGATAGGTGTAACAACGGTCCTTTTGATGGAGAGTGCGGCCGAGCATTCCTAGAAGCTCGAAAATAACTATCACCGGATTAGCATTGACTTCAAGTAAAGGGGTGATGCTAAATACTTGGGAAAAAGTGGTTTTGTCGGGAATGTCCCTTCGAGAAATGCTCAATCGTGTTGCTGTCGCATCCTATCAGAGAGAGTGTCGCAGCGATCTCTCGACGGCTTCCTAGCTGCAAtgtcttgagctccttctgcCTCCTGGTCGCATCAGGATTACGCAGGGTTTTATCCTCCCAGTCTCGAAGGCGATAGATCGTTGGTACGTTTCCATAGCAGAGCTCCTTTACTTCCTCCGTCGGGATCACGCGATGGTTCCTGAAGTTCGTGA
The window above is part of the Podospora bellae-mahoneyi strain CBS 112042 chromosome 3, whole genome shotgun sequence genome. Proteins encoded here:
- a CDS encoding hypothetical protein (EggNog:ENOG503P0TX; COG:S); translation: MDPATTIDPATGQPLPPDAIVRVLHITPKVHIYTLPPSSPSSSTYLASSWTSLPQNPIFTSRLRILETSLSPETTELKVDILLESTTSSSDNNGQPQLFAAAPYTTPAIVTPCSDSSRFFALRVSDPGTGKKATLGVGFEERSDAFDFNLALQECGKSLGFGGQQQPEREKKEKTEEKKDWSLKEGETITINLGGKFGRRNQGQGGEKKEEEEGGRGKSLNSFALPPPPGNGGGGFSLPPPPPSASEARRQKRLSAQQMGFDDGVNGEFA
- a CDS encoding hypothetical protein (EggNog:ENOG503P8E0), with the translated sequence MHSTEPSPTERGRARLPSLTRAIGTWDEEVDHHINGHLKGHANSQAAKANGKTAARPNAPKKSHTYDCSRPQLPGTAAPVTAPSFRASSYVAAVQSLDPRPLEQLHNERSYLVYNLQKQGQRATRLFQKYAALEALMSGNQAPAEAKKSKREMSSLKNKISESTQQEQLILIRLGELHIELQNRDRWMQVHQPLPPQLLPIMQRYPPILAAATAGVHYHPQGQYYEETPLTATAAPFSPGGGEEYFYENEEIYEEDDPGHPAALDPMSPCFTPAVQFSEDIWSRSLRPTSDNHGLEEIGPKTAIPEPDSSSTATTEESDIPGQSMPIKQEELESYPGTETDNDAPIPSTAIRVTTTTTTTTRQEEDSKSSGEKVVNVNDSTWATEEDDSEPEDVNAWKKKLKRLSHHAVPLALRARDKRMSLPSLKDLWPRSRKNSLAS
- a CDS encoding hypothetical protein (COG:M; EggNog:ENOG503NXHC; CAZy:GT2_Chitin_synth), translating into MANRMSMYSMASEPGLGPRGAGQQPSQVSTTTLLNAVHNIYLSGQSYRLDAGTSLVVNTWLTASLAGPDGRAGGTVDAALAARAWEHARRRAEDGCIILGSLHTSTPSLLRPFLSSLPVSIPPLLLTALSALEPFLRCVTPHNPSTPRQTALGVTLTLNLTGNLTAASIALAQGGIDTEKGLLRIPQEAGHRAFDVFYYLLTSASTPAEREFLGLKAASHYSLLARSGTYDPPSYLPTADDGAAADDFRSALKEIGIKGSSHRKFISTLAGLLKLGNTIDYNVDEDVLDDICEDVGGLLGLEPEILAKQCTTDDRSIFIGGLYEALVDWVIKKANETIAAQMGAEAGSRTPSANDDSGDTVCLTVLEVPDPNLGKAVAMRGIFDDTTGINAEMKQDGIEVAPAGSSVLREMQNAVAECGPELGIMVGTQGRERQHALEKREEVLEKIGHSAEDDGFIKQLLFPVPAEGINLGRIGRLDISAILGASRAWYHLSIHPTDESPASLAALPSVNSAWSAGTVSRQLRAWRLPEWANRRNKHLDFTADFDLDEFVQRFRPLGCTEGRDGIESWILERGWSNGEVVVGSERVWMRENAWWEAETMLDIKPMEERLGSMPNMMPPTLGSGYSATGSGFFPPQQPFANSSFNGSHDQLVGVHQRNMSQPSVGGVQAMRAPSIAPTAMTGMQNATPGDYGLGTKGDTYKGQVFYNGVDQFAGDLDPDLATGKHIEERPIETSRKIWVFVVWALTWWIPSPLLKWVGRMKRPDVRMAWREKLVLCFIIFFINAIIVFWIIFFGKLLCPNFDKAWTRNEVLNHNGEDDFWVSHRGKVYDITKFWKLNHGTSRQPTNREFMQPMGGADMDPYIEIPLLLACPRLGIEDDRVALRTNDSLIENANAIHKSGFGGTGRMADADWYTKRFLPRMKEFYHGELVWDSNKIKAAGREENKYWFIYEGKVYDLSDYFDTQQYNENIPRYTFLNTQLTNLVKNNPGEDLTEQITNIWAKANTTEGNNIGNTLNCLNNRFYVGTPDFRYSARCQVNNWILLGFSCMICAVILIKFVSALQFGSKRRPSPQDKFVICQVPAYTEGEDSLRKALDSLTALQYDNKRKLICVICDGVIVGEGNDRPTPKIVLDILGVDPKTDPPALPFKSVGAGSEQLNYGKVYSGLYEYEGNVVPYLVVVKVGKPSEQDKTKPGNRGKRDSQILLMSFLNRVHHRAPMSPLELEMFHQINNVIGVDPELYEYLFMVDADTCVREDSLNRLVAACANDAKIAGICGETSLQNEERSWWTMIQVYEYYISHHLAKAFESLFGSVTCLPGCFTMYRLRTADRGKPLIISDEVIRDYSDCHVDTLHKKNLLSLGEDRYLTTLMTRYFPYMSYKFIPDAYCQTAAPDKWSVLLSQRRRWINSTIHNLVELMFLPEMCGFCFFSMRFVVFIDLTGTIILPATCVYLGWLLYTVISGTGQFPLISIIMLAAVYGLQALIFILKRQWQHVGWMIIYILAFPIYSFILPIYSFWNQDNFTWGNTRIVIGESGKKQVVAVDDEGFDPRSIPLQRWDDYATMNGLPGRRGYNGEKVMDEHMNVFNEQYEMDDMKSVYSSIRQPSVLTGLPGRGAGAYMPPTPSTPFTPGGPMTRTSTFAGATPYSDNPLAHRQSMLSMGTAAEMQRRHSNSPYQDYPGARPSVTNLRTMTGTPPIGGGGNLAVPGGLAGNRMSTGTMLSGGPSRLGMHSDLGHASTGSFDFQRGLGHGPDEQAIVEAIRSVMREVDLDNVTKKQVRALVEQRLQCEITGVKRTFMDKEIDNELAAM